Proteins encoded within one genomic window of Vicia villosa cultivar HV-30 ecotype Madison, WI unplaced genomic scaffold, Vvil1.0 ctg.001352F_1_1, whole genome shotgun sequence:
- the LOC131634788 gene encoding uncharacterized protein LOC131634788: MSQIAQQLANAQPQGALPSGTVTNPREHQNVNVISTRSLRRSKPEEKNEIEYDIIEVDLEVRENKKVPEEVIQPVKPTEEKREKELTPLIKLPYPSRVAKKDQKEQDFEKFATYFKKLESNIPFFDALEKMPMYRKFMKEVISKKKPTRGEGVVKKEKCCAISPEKRIPIKQKDPGSVAIPCTIKNRTFMKVLIDSGASVSLMPLSTFKKLGIEKVQTVCLLRGEKRLEKRIQIVEESGV; encoded by the exons atgagtcaaatagcacaacaactCGCCAATGCTCAACCACAAGGTGCCTTACCTAGTGGAACTGTTACAAACCCAAGGGAGCATCAGAATGTGAATGTCATCTCAACAAGAAGTCTGAGGAGatcaaaaccagaagaaaaaaatgaaatcgaGTATGATATCATCGAAGTAGATCTTGAAGTGCGTGAAAATAAGAAAGTGCCAGAGGAGGTGATACAACCTGTGAAGCCAActgaagagaaaagagaaaaagagctGACACCATTGATTAAGTTGCCGTATCCTTCTCGAGTAGCAAAGAAGGACCAAAAAGagcaagactttgagaagtttgccacatacttcaaaaagttagagaGCAATATTCCATTCTTTGATGCACTCGAGAAAATGCCAATGTACAGGAAGTTCATGAAGGAAGTGATATCTAAAAAGAAACCAACAAGGGGTGAAGGGGTAGTTAAGAAGGAGAAATGTTGTGCAATCTCACCAGAGAAGAGAATACCAATCAAGCAAAAAGATCCTGGATCAGTTGCAATACCGTGCACGATAAAAAACAGAACTTTCATGAAGGTTCTAATTGATTCGGGTGCTAGTGTGAGCTTAATGCCGTTATCTACCTTCAAAAAGCTCGGTATTGAAAAG GTACAAACAGTGTGTCTTTTGCGAGGCGAGAAGCGGTTAGAGAAAAGAATTCAAATTGTGGAAgagtcaggggtctga